One window from the genome of Helicobacter pylori encodes:
- the lepB gene encoding signal peptidase I yields the protein MKFLRSVYAFCSSWVGTIVIVLLVIFFVAQAFIIPSRSMVGTLYEGDMLFVKKFSYGIPIPKIPWIELPVMPDFKNNGHFIEGDRPKRGEVVVFIPPHEKKSYYVKRNFAIGGDEVLFTNEGFYLHPFESDTDKNYIAKHYPNAMTKEFMGKIFVLNPYKSKHPGIHYQKDNETFHLMEQLATQGAEANISMQLIQMEGEKVFYKKINDDEFFMIGDNRDNSSDSRFWGSVAYKNIVGSPWIVYFSLSLKNSLEMDAENNPKKRYLVRWERMFKSVEGLEKIIKKEKVTH from the coding sequence ATGAAATTTTTACGCTCTGTTTATGCATTTTGCTCCAGTTGGGTAGGGACGATTGTTATTGTGCTGTTGGTTATCTTTTTTGTCGCGCAAGCTTTCATCATTCCCTCTCGCTCTATGGTAGGCACGCTCTATGAGGGCGACATGCTCTTTGTCAAAAAGTTTTCTTACGGCATACCCATTCCTAAAATCCCATGGATTGAGCTTCCTGTTATGCCTGATTTTAAAAATAACGGGCATTTTATAGAGGGGGATCGCCCTAAGCGTGGCGAAGTGGTGGTGTTTATCCCTCCCCATGAAAAAAAATCTTACTATGTCAAAAGGAATTTTGCCATTGGGGGCGATGAGGTGCTATTCACTAATGAGGGGTTTTATTTGCACCCTTTTGAGAGCGACACGGACAAAAATTACATCGCTAAACATTACCCTAACGCCATGACAAAAGAATTTATGGGTAAAATTTTTGTTTTAAACCCTTATAAAAGTAAGCATCCGGGTATCCATTACCAAAAAGACAATGAAACCTTCCACTTAATGGAGCAGTTAGCCACTCAAGGCGCAGAAGCTAATATCAGCATGCAACTCATTCAAATGGAGGGCGAAAAGGTGTTTTATAAAAAAATCAATGACGATGAATTTTTCATGATCGGCGATAACAGAGACAATTCTAGCGACTCGCGCTTTTGGGGGAGTGTGGCTTATAAAAACATCGTGGGTTCGCCATGGATTGTTTATTTCAGTTTGAGTTTAAAAAATAGCCTGGAAATGGACGCAGAAAATAACCCCAAAAAACGCTATCTGGTGCGTTGGGAACGCATGTTTAAAAGCGTTGAAGGCTTAGAAAAAATCATTAAAAAAGAAAAAGTAACGCATTAA
- the folD gene encoding bifunctional methylenetetrahydrofolate dehydrogenase/methenyltetrahydrofolate cyclohydrolase FolD, whose amino-acid sequence MPNRGVVLLDGQALAYDIEKDLKNKIQTITAQTHKSPKLAVILVGKDPASITYVNMKIKACQRVGMDFDLKTLQENITEAKLLSLIKDYNTDQNISGVLVQLPLPRHIDTKMILEAIDPNKDVDGFHPLNIGKLCTQKESFLPATPMGVMRLLKHYHIEIKGKDVAIIGASNIIGKPLSMLMLNAGASVSVCHILTKDISFYTQNADIVCVGVGKPDLIKASMLKKGAVVVDIGINHLNDGRIVGDVDFTNAQKVAGFITPVPKGVGPMTIVSLLENTLIAFEKQQRKGF is encoded by the coding sequence ATGCCAAATAGGGGCGTTGTTTTATTAGATGGGCAAGCGTTAGCTTATGATATAGAAAAAGATTTGAAAAATAAAATCCAAACAATAACCGCGCAAACGCATAAAAGCCCCAAACTGGCCGTGATTTTAGTGGGAAAAGACCCTGCGAGTATCACTTATGTCAATATGAAGATCAAAGCATGCCAAAGGGTGGGCATGGATTTTGACTTAAAAACCCTCCAAGAAAATATTACTGAAGCCAAATTGCTGTCCTTGATTAAAGATTACAATACCGATCAAAACATTTCAGGCGTTTTAGTCCAGCTCCCTTTGCCCAGACACATTGATACTAAAATGATTTTAGAAGCCATTGACCCAAACAAAGATGTGGATGGTTTCCACCCCCTTAATATCGGCAAGCTCTGCACTCAAAAAGAATCGTTTCTGCCAGCCACCCCTATGGGCGTGATGCGTCTTTTAAAGCATTATCATATTGAAATCAAGGGCAAGGATGTGGCGATTATTGGAGCGAGCAATATCATTGGAAAGCCTTTGAGCATGCTCATGTTAAACGCTGGGGCTAGCGTGAGCGTGTGCCATATTTTGACTAAAGACATTAGTTTTTACACCCAAAACGCTGATATTGTCTGCGTGGGCGTGGGTAAGCCTGATTTGATTAAAGCGAGCATGTTAAAAAAAGGGGCTGTAGTGGTGGATATTGGGATCAATCATTTGAATGATGGGCGTATCGTGGGCGATGTGGATTTCACCAACGCACAAAAAGTTGCCGGTTTTATCACCCCTGTGCCTAAAGGCGTGGGACCTATGACGATCGTTTCGCTTTTAGAAAACACTCTAATCGCTTTTGAAAAACAACAAAGGAAGGGATTTTAA
- a CDS encoding LTA synthase family protein, translating to MKSLSHALFSLFLKGFYFTFFMSLLFVFNRIGFILYTGYYKHALKNPIFDEIIKTLFNGARYDNRVVSSLAILFIIIGLLGLFAPKHQTKMLNITAYFSIAIILFLNIANIVYYGIYGNVFDENLLEFLHEDTLTILKMSGEYPIFSSFSLFVILSVLTSFIYFKLQNALFKPKNVYQATKPLKTFILFALFSLTQMFYINAQLSFVGASLDLSIEPAKDPFLMKITPGAFRNLYLLARNYRQSHNLKFSDFAKETPLEVAKNYFNLKENTQNNLYELLTQTSHNNSLQTIQHVFYIVSESLSSWHFDKKFDSIGLTSALQDLVKKEHAHMLSAFIESAPRTVKSLDVQITGLPYINDNNLVNSGVILPSFPMAIGNITKTLGYKNNFYYGGSGIWNKLTSFTKKQGFHALYFNNHLLEFAKNKPYPKPIESNWGVHDNILFDYILENTNPHEKTFSMVMTLSNHAIKNVNLKAFGVPLEKIQKFVEKTPKSENLPDANSLGHIYWYDKVVVDFIKKASQKFPNSLFIITGDHFDRSYEYAKNDLYIIKSVPLILYAPTLKPKKISQVGSHLDIAPTIIELVAPKGFQFVSFGKPLFSNNTTNPPSHPNYALGYEAIATKDYFYNPSLGLRYLNKNHKEQEDKQNDKIEASKFYQQLESLKALSFYLLYHGANLKD from the coding sequence ATGAAATCCCTATCCCATGCCCTTTTTTCGCTTTTTTTAAAAGGTTTTTATTTCACCTTTTTTATGAGCTTGTTGTTTGTGTTTAATCGTATCGGCTTTATCCTTTATACTGGCTATTATAAGCATGCTTTAAAAAACCCTATTTTTGATGAAATCATCAAAACCCTATTCAATGGAGCAAGATACGATAATCGTGTGGTCTCAAGCTTGGCGATTCTTTTTATCATCATCGGGTTATTAGGGTTATTTGCCCCTAAACACCAAACCAAAATGCTTAATATTACGGCGTATTTTTCTATCGCTATTATCCTGTTTTTAAACATTGCAAACATTGTTTATTATGGCATTTATGGGAATGTGTTTGATGAAAATTTATTGGAATTTTTGCATGAAGACACGCTCACGATTTTAAAAATGAGTGGGGAATACCCTATTTTTTCTAGTTTTTCACTCTTTGTAATCCTTAGCGTTTTAACCTCTTTTATCTATTTCAAACTCCAAAACGCCCTTTTTAAACCCAAAAATGTTTATCAAGCCACCAAACCCCTTAAAACTTTCATTTTATTTGCGCTTTTTTCCCTCACGCAAATGTTTTACATTAACGCGCAATTGAGCTTTGTTGGCGCGTCTTTAGATCTCAGCATAGAGCCAGCCAAAGATCCTTTTTTAATGAAAATCACCCCCGGTGCGTTTCGCAACCTTTATCTTTTAGCGCGCAATTACAGACAAAGTCATAACCTTAAATTCAGCGATTTTGCTAAAGAAACGCCTTTAGAAGTGGCGAAAAATTATTTCAATCTTAAAGAGAACACCCAAAACAACCTCTATGAGTTGCTAACTCAGACAAGCCACAACAATTCTCTTCAAACCATTCAACATGTTTTCTATATCGTTTCAGAGTCTCTGAGTTCATGGCATTTTGATAAAAAATTTGATTCCATAGGGCTAACGAGCGCTTTACAAGACTTGGTTAAAAAAGAACATGCTCACATGCTTTCTGCTTTTATTGAAAGCGCCCCACGAACCGTTAAAAGCCTGGATGTCCAAATCACAGGCTTACCCTATATCAATGATAATAATTTAGTTAATTCAGGGGTGATCCTCCCTAGCTTTCCTATGGCGATTGGCAATATCACAAAAACTCTGGGCTATAAAAACAACTTTTATTATGGGGGTAGTGGGATTTGGAACAAACTAACGAGTTTCACCAAAAAACAAGGTTTTCATGCCCTTTATTTTAACAATCACCTCTTAGAATTTGCCAAAAACAAGCCCTACCCCAAACCCATAGAGAGCAACTGGGGAGTGCATGATAATATTTTATTTGACTACATTTTAGAAAACACCAACCCCCATGAAAAAACTTTCAGCATGGTCATGACTTTAAGCAACCACGCGATCAAAAACGTGAATCTCAAAGCCTTTGGCGTGCCTTTAGAAAAAATCCAAAAATTTGTGGAAAAAACCCCTAAATCAGAAAATCTACCGGACGCTAATTCTTTAGGGCATATTTACTGGTATGACAAAGTGGTGGTTGATTTCATCAAAAAAGCCAGCCAAAAATTCCCTAACTCGCTTTTTATCATCACAGGGGATCACTTTGACAGGAGCTATGAATACGCTAAAAACGATTTGTATATCATTAAATCCGTGCCGCTTATTTTATATGCCCCCACTTTAAAGCCTAAAAAAATCAGTCAAGTCGGCTCGCATTTAGACATCGCCCCTACGATTATTGAATTAGTCGCCCCTAAAGGCTTTCAATTTGTGAGTTTTGGGAAGCCTTTATTTTCTAACAATACAACAAACCCCCCAAGCCACCCCAATTACGCGCTAGGTTATGAAGCGATCGCTACCAAAGATTATTTTTATAACCCGAGTTTGGGGTTAAGGTATTTGAATAAAAACCACAAAGAGCAAGAGGATAAACAAAACGACAAAATAGAAGCTTCTAAGTTTTACCAGCAATTAGAATCTTTGAAAGCCCTTAGTTTCTACTTGCTCTATCATGGGGCTAATCTTAAAGATTGA
- a CDS encoding 3-deoxy-d-manno-octulosonic acid hydrolase subunit 1, which translates to MLISSSYTLSFIWLFLIFFFFKNRALSLRFSLSFISVILSNIAFKDSLSLNAFLSSFTAPLSPFSCLLILAYALFSCRLLQKPPLETLQSYSVMLFFNLLLLIDILGFLPFSIYHHFMASLIFSVLFCGSLFLSSPLLGMIALVALSSSLLIRSNFQILDSLLDFPLLLFVFFKTLSLVKKRLY; encoded by the coding sequence ATGCTTATATCTTCTTCTTACACGCTGAGTTTTATATGGCTTTTTTTAATTTTCTTTTTTTTCAAAAATAGAGCGTTAAGTTTAAGGTTTTCGCTCTCTTTTATAAGCGTGATCTTAAGCAATATCGCTTTTAAAGACTCTCTATCGCTCAACGCCTTTTTAAGCAGTTTTACAGCCCCCTTAAGCCCCTTTAGCTGTCTTTTGATCCTTGCTTATGCGCTCTTTTCTTGCCGCCTCCTCCAAAAGCCCCCTTTAGAAACCTTGCAATCTTATAGCGTCATGCTGTTTTTCAATCTGTTGCTTTTGATAGATATTTTAGGGTTTTTGCCTTTTTCAATTTATCATCATTTCATGGCTTCTCTTATTTTTAGCGTGCTTTTTTGCGGCAGTTTGTTTTTGAGCAGCCCCTTATTAGGCATGATCGCTTTAGTGGCGTTATCCAGTTCGCTTTTGATACGTTCTAATTTTCAAATCTTAGATTCTTTATTGGATTTTCCCTTGCTTCTTTTTGTCTTTTTTAAGACTTTATCTCTTGTTAAAAAAAGGTTGTATTAA
- a CDS encoding 3-deoxy-d-manno-octulosonic acid hydrolase subunit 2, whose amino-acid sequence MEHSRNRLKHAAFFVGLFIVLFLIIMKRQTPPYAFMHNQTLSTKSPPYFTQLTIPKPDGALSVHASALISLPNDNLLSAYFSGTKEGARDVKISANLFDSKINRWSEAFIILTKEELSHYSHEYIKKLGNPLLFLHGDKILLFVVGVSMGGWATSKIYQLESALEPIHFKFVQKLSLSPFLNLSHLIRNKPLNTTDGGFMLPLYHELATQYPLLLKFDKHNNPRELLRPNALNHQLQPSLTPFKDCAIMAFRNHSFKDSLMLETCKTPTAWQKPTLTNLKNLNDALNLINLNEELYLIHNPSDLSLRRKELWLSKLENSNSFKTLKVLDKANEVSYPSYSLNPHFIDIVYTYNRSHIKHIRFNMAYLKSLLK is encoded by the coding sequence TTGGAACATTCAAGAAATCGCCTAAAACATGCCGCCTTTTTTGTGGGGCTTTTTATCGTTTTGTTTTTAATTATAATGAAGCGCCAAACCCCCCCCTATGCTTTTATGCACAATCAAACCCTTTCAACCAAAAGCCCCCCCTATTTCACACAGCTCACTATCCCTAAACCAGATGGCGCTTTAAGCGTGCATGCGAGCGCTTTAATCAGCTTGCCTAACGATAACCTTTTGAGTGCTTATTTTAGCGGCACTAAAGAAGGAGCAAGGGATGTGAAAATCAGCGCGAATCTTTTTGACAGCAAGATCAATCGCTGGAGTGAAGCCTTCATCATTTTAACCAAAGAAGAGCTTTCTCATTATTCGCATGAATACATCAAAAAACTAGGTAACCCCTTGCTTTTTTTGCATGGCGATAAAATCTTGTTGTTTGTCGTAGGGGTGAGCATGGGCGGTTGGGCCACTTCTAAAATCTATCAACTTGAAAGCGCTTTAGAGCCGATTCATTTTAAGTTTGTGCAAAAACTCTCTTTAAGCCCTTTTTTAAACTTAAGCCATTTGATAAGGAATAAGCCTTTAAACACCACTGATGGCGGGTTTATGCTACCGCTCTATCACGAATTAGCCACCCAATACCCCTTATTGTTGAAATTTGACAAACACAATAACCCAAGAGAGCTTTTAAGGCCTAATGCCCTAAACCACCAGCTCCAGCCAAGCCTAACCCCCTTTAAAGATTGCGCCATCATGGCGTTTAGAAACCATTCTTTTAAAGATAGCCTCATGCTAGAAACCTGTAAAACCCCTACCGCTTGGCAAAAACCCACGCTTACGAATTTGAAAAACTTGAATGACGCTTTGAATTTGATCAATTTAAACGAAGAATTGTATTTGATCCACAACCCTAGCGATTTATCTTTGCGTCGTAAAGAACTCTGGCTTTCTAAATTAGAAAACTCAAACTCTTTTAAAACCTTAAAAGTTTTAGACAAAGCCAATGAAGTGAGTTACCCAAGCTATAGTCTTAATCCTCATTTTATAGATATTGTCTATACCTACAACCGCTCTCATATCAAACACATCCGTTTTAATATGGCTTATTTAAAATCCCTTCTCAAGTGA
- the pyrC gene encoding dihydroorotase, whose amino-acid sequence MEITLFDPIDAHLHVRENALLKAVLRYSSEPFSAAVIMPNLSKPLINTPTTLEYEEEILNHSSNFKPLMSLYFNDDLTLEELQRAQEKGIRFLKLYPKGMTTNAQNGTSDLLGEKTLEILENAQKLGFILCIHAEQAGFCLDKEFLCHSVLETFALSFPKLKIIIEHLSDWRSIALIEKHDNLYATLTLHHISMTLDDLLGGSLNPHCFCKPLIKTKKDQERLLSLALKAHPKISFGSDSAPHFISKKHSANIPAGIFSAPILLPALCELFEKHNALENLQAFISDNAKKIYALDNLPAKKVRLSKTPFIVPTHTLCLNEKIAILRGGETLSWNIQEIA is encoded by the coding sequence ATGGAAATCACGCTTTTTGACCCTATAGACGCCCACTTGCATGTGCGAGAAAACGCGCTTTTAAAAGCGGTGTTAAGATATTCTAGCGAGCCTTTTAGCGCTGCTGTGATCATGCCTAATCTCAGTAAGCCCTTAATCAACACTCCAACCACCCTTGAATACGAAGAAGAAATTTTAAACCATTCTTCAAACTTCAAGCCTTTAATGAGTTTGTATTTTAATGATGACTTGACTTTAGAAGAATTGCAACGCGCCCAAGAAAAAGGCATCAGGTTTTTAAAGCTCTACCCCAAAGGCATGACCACAAACGCGCAAAACGGCACTTCGGATTTGTTGGGTGAAAAAACTTTAGAGATTTTAGAAAACGCCCAAAAATTAGGCTTTATTTTATGCATCCATGCAGAACAAGCCGGGTTTTGTTTGGATAAAGAATTTTTATGCCATAGCGTTTTAGAAACTTTCGCTCTTTCATTCCCTAAACTCAAAATCATTATAGAGCATTTGAGCGATTGGCGCAGTATCGCTTTAATTGAAAAGCATGACAACCTCTATGCGACTCTAACTTTACACCATATCAGCATGACTTTAGATGATTTATTAGGGGGGAGTTTGAACCCGCATTGTTTTTGCAAACCTTTAATCAAAACCAAAAAAGACCAAGAAAGGCTTTTATCCCTTGCTTTAAAAGCCCACCCTAAAATCTCTTTTGGCTCTGATAGCGCCCCGCATTTTATCTCTAAAAAGCATAGCGCTAACATCCCGGCAGGCATCTTTTCTGCCCCTATTTTGTTGCCTGCGTTGTGCGAACTTTTTGAAAAACACAACGCTTTAGAAAACCTGCAAGCCTTTATCAGCGATAACGCTAAAAAAATCTACGCGCTAGACAATTTGCCAGCTAAAAAGGTGCGTTTGTCTAAAACACCCTTTATAGTCCCCACGCACACGCTTTGTTTGAATGAAAAAATCGCTATCTTAAGAGGGGGCGAAACGCTATCTTGGAACATTCAAGAAATCGCCTAA
- a CDS encoding energy transducer TonB — translation MPENSKLQPAKLGKNFDPVDHSNRNFFFSLILSVLLHWLIYFLFEHREDFFPSKPKLVKVDPKNLLILKRGHSQDPSKNTQGAPKPTLAGPQKPPTPPTPPIPPTPPKPIEKPKPEPKPKPKPEPKKPNHKHKALKKVEKVEEKKVVEEKKEEKKIVEQKVEQKKVEEKKPVKKEFDPNQLSFLPKEVAPPRKENNKGLDNQTRRDIDELYGEEFGDLGTAEKDFIRNNLRDIGRITQKYLEYPQVAAYLGQDGTNAVEFYLHPNGDITDLKIIIGSEYKMLDDNTLKTIQIAYKDYPRPKTKTLIRIRVRYYLGGN, via the coding sequence ATGCCGGAAAATTCTAAACTACAACCTGCTAAGTTAGGGAAAAATTTTGACCCTGTGGATCATTCTAACAGGAATTTTTTCTTTTCTCTCATTCTGTCTGTATTGTTACACTGGTTGATTTATTTTTTATTTGAACACAGAGAGGATTTTTTTCCTTCAAAACCCAAGCTCGTTAAAGTGGATCCTAAAAATTTATTGATTTTAAAAAGAGGCCATTCACAAGATCCCAGTAAAAACACCCAAGGCGCTCCTAAACCCACACTAGCTGGCCCCCAAAAACCCCCCACACCCCCAACCCCACCCATTCCGCCAACCCCGCCAAAACCTATAGAAAAGCCTAAGCCTGAGCCTAAACCAAAACCCAAACCTGAACCCAAAAAGCCCAATCACAAACATAAGGCTCTTAAAAAAGTGGAAAAAGTGGAAGAGAAAAAAGTAGTAGAGGAGAAAAAAGAAGAGAAAAAAATAGTGGAGCAAAAAGTGGAGCAGAAAAAAGTGGAAGAGAAAAAACCTGTCAAAAAAGAATTTGACCCTAATCAGCTTTCTTTCTTGCCTAAAGAAGTTGCGCCACCCAGAAAAGAAAATAATAAAGGCTTGGATAACCAAACCAGAAGGGATATTGATGAATTGTATGGCGAAGAATTTGGGGATTTAGGCACAGCCGAAAAAGATTTCATCAGGAATAATTTAAGGGATATTGGGCGCATCACGCAAAAATATTTAGAATACCCTCAAGTAGCGGCTTATTTAGGGCAGGACGGGACGAATGCGGTAGAGTTTTACTTGCACCCTAACGGCGATATTACCGATCTTAAAATCATCATTGGCTCTGAATATAAAATGCTTGATGACAACACTTTAAAGACCATTCAGATCGCTTATAAGGATTACCCACGCCCCAAAACTAAAACCCTCATTCGCATCAGAGTGCGCTATTACTTAGGGGGCAATTAA
- the fliN gene encoding flagellar motor switch protein FliN — protein sequence MPETEANKLKIAEKEKEKASKERELELSTYLEELICDYKNLLDMEIVFSAELGSTQIPLLQILRFEKGSVIDLQKPAGESVDTFVNGRVIGKGEVMVFERNLAIRLNEILDSNAIVYYLAKNS from the coding sequence ATGCCAGAAACAGAAGCTAATAAGTTAAAAATAGCCGAAAAAGAGAAAGAAAAAGCTAGCAAGGAAAGAGAACTAGAGCTTTCCACTTATTTAGAAGAACTCATTTGCGATTATAAAAATCTTTTAGACATGGAGATTGTTTTTAGCGCGGAACTTGGCTCTACGCAAATCCCTTTGTTGCAAATTTTGCGTTTTGAAAAAGGCTCTGTGATTGATTTGCAAAAACCCGCCGGAGAGAGCGTGGATACTTTTGTGAACGGGCGGGTTATTGGTAAGGGTGAGGTGATGGTTTTTGAAAGGAATTTAGCCATTCGTTTGAATGAAATCCTTGATTCTAACGCCATTGTGTATTATCTCGCTAAAAATTCATGA
- the nth gene encoding endonuclease III: MSLKRTKTYQKAQQIKELLLKHYPNQTTELRHKNPYELLVATILSAQCTDARVNQITPKLFEKYPSVNDLALASLEEVKEIIKSVSYFNNKSKHLISMAQKVVRDFKGVIPSTQKELMSLDGVGQKTANVVLSVCFDANCIAVDTHVFRATHRLGLSNAKDPIKTEEELSDLFKDNLSKLHHALILFGRYTCKAKNPLCDACFLKEFCVSKASFKA, translated from the coding sequence ATGAGCTTAAAACGCACTAAAACTTACCAAAAAGCCCAACAAATCAAAGAGCTGCTCTTAAAACATTACCCCAACCAAACCACCGAATTGCGCCATAAAAACCCCTATGAATTATTAGTGGCTACCATTTTAAGCGCTCAATGTACGGACGCTAGAGTGAATCAAATAACGCCCAAGCTATTTGAAAAATACCCGAGCGTGAACGATTTAGCACTCGCTTCTTTAGAAGAAGTTAAAGAGATCATTAAATCCGTTTCTTATTTTAACAATAAAAGCAAGCATTTAATCAGTATGGCTCAAAAAGTGGTTAGGGATTTTAAGGGCGTTATCCCCTCTACGCAAAAAGAATTGATGAGCCTAGATGGCGTGGGGCAAAAAACCGCTAATGTGGTGCTTTCAGTGTGCTTTGATGCAAATTGTATAGCTGTAGATACCCATGTGTTCCGCGCAACACACCGCTTAGGCTTAAGCAATGCTAAAGATCCCATTAAAACCGAAGAAGAACTCAGCGATCTGTTTAAAGACAACCTGTCCAAACTCCACCATGCCTTAATCTTGTTTGGCCGCTACACCTGCAAGGCTAAAAACCCCTTATGCGATGCGTGTTTTTTAAAAGAATTTTGCGTTTCTAAAGCTAGCTTTAAGGCGTAG
- a CDS encoding FeoA family protein has product MTLNEAIKDKVYEIVEIANCDETLKKRFLSFGIHEGVQCILLHYSMKKATLSVKINRIQVALRSHEAQYLVIKESAQE; this is encoded by the coding sequence ATGACGCTCAATGAAGCCATTAAAGACAAAGTTTATGAAATCGTAGAAATTGCTAACTGCGATGAAACCCTTAAAAAACGCTTCCTCTCTTTTGGTATCCATGAAGGGGTTCAATGCATTCTTTTGCATTATTCCATGAAAAAAGCCACGCTTTCGGTTAAAATCAACCGCATTCAAGTGGCTTTAAGATCCCATGAAGCGCAATACCTTGTCATCAAAGAAAGCGCGCAAGAATGA